tctcactgcaacacccctccaggtctctgttcgcctactaatctcactgcaacacccctccaggtctctgttttcctactaatctcactacaacacccctccaggtctctgttctcctactaatctcactgcaacacccctccaggtctctgttcgcctactaatctcactgcaacacccctccaggtctctgttctcctactaatctcactgcaacaccccccaggtctctgttatcctactaatctcactgcaacacccctccaggtctctgttcgcctactaatctcactgtaacccctccaggtctctgttcgcctactaatctcactgcaacacccctccaggtctctgttcgcctactaatctcactacaacacccctccaggtctctattcgcctactaatctcactgcaacacccctccaggtctctgttcgcctactaatctcactgtaacccctccaggtctcttttctcctactaatctcactgcaacaccCCTTCAGGTCTCTGttcgcctactaatctcactgcaacacccctccaggtctctgttcgcctactaatctcactgcaacacccctccaggtctctgttctcctactaatctcactgcaacacccctccaggtctctgatcactactttgtttccttttctgtctccctttcctccaaacCCTTGTgactcagcccctacccagatggtcattGTCCATCAcaatcttcgctctctctctcccactactctctcctcttctagcCTATAAtatctcccttctgctaaatccttctccaTCCTGTCTCCTAACTCTGCCTCTtcgaccctactctcctccctgtctgaatGCTTTGACTCACACTGTCCTCTTTCCTCCCGGCCGGCTCGGCCCTCCGCTCCTGCTCcatggctgagtgactcattgcgagTTTACAGAATAGGGCTTCAGGCAGCGGAGCAAAAAAGGAGGTAAACTAACATCCGTTCACACCCTCCTTTctaccttctctttctctgtatctgctGCTAAAGACCCTTTCTACTAAATGTCAAACTTCTGCCTTTAACCCTGGGAAACTATTTTCCATATCCTCCCTCCTtattcctctacctcctccctctatgCGGACAACTTTGTCAACCACTCAGCCTATAGAGTTCtctggtcccactcacacagaactactctACACCTTgacccctttctctcctctttctctagaTGAAATACTGCGATTAGTGAGGTCTGGCCACCTGACAACCTGCTTGTTcaaccccatcctctcctcccttctccagaccatctctggagaccttctcccattcctcacttccctcttCCCTGACCACCTTcccccctctgacttcaaaatggccctAGTCgctgtggagaggatctgtgtttGCACAatgtactctcactactggtgtcccccagggctcggttctaggccctctcctcttctctctatacaccaagtcacgcAGCTCTGTCATattctcacatggtctctcctatcactgctatgaggatggccctctcctcttctctctataaagcaagtcactcagctctgtcatatcctctcATTGGTCTGTcctatcactgctatgaggatggccctctcctcttctctctataaagcaagtcactcagctctgtcatatcctctcATTGGTCTGTcctatcactgctatgaggatggacctctcctctctatagaccaagtcactcagctcatatcactgctatgaggatgacacttaactacttttctccttcccccttctgacacccaggtggcaacacgcatctctgcgtgcctggcagatatctcagcttggatgtcggccctcCATCTCAAGCTTAACAAAACAGAGCTGCCTTCCCGCTCAAAGACCTCGCCATCATGGGTGACAACTCTACAGTGtcaccctcccagagtgcaaagaactttagcgtgaccctggacaacacactgtcgtTATCTGCAAagatcaaagcagtgactcactcctgcagattcatgctttacaacatccgtagagtatgaccctacctcacacaggaagcagtGCAgttcctaatccaggcacttgtcatctctcgtctagactactgcaactctctctcgtctggactactgcaactctctcTCGTCTGGGCTCCCTGCTTGTACCATCAAACCCCAGCAACTTATTCAGAACGCTGCAGCCctcctggttttcaaccttcccaagttctctgatgtcaccccactcctctgcaccctccactggcttccagtcgaagctcgcatccactacaagaccatggtgcttgacTGCGGAGAAGCAAGAGGAACTGACCCTCCCTACGTTCAGGCTACGCTCAAATCCTACACCCCAACTCGAACATTCCTttctgccacctcaggtctcttggccATCCGACCCCTACAGGAGGGCatctcccgctcagcccagtccaagctcttctctgtcctggcaccccaatggtggaagcagcttccccctgaagctaggacagcagagtccctgcccatctcccGAAATCCCCTGAAatcctacctcttcaaagagtattttATATAATCCCACTCACCtcgaatccccccccccccccttatactTGCACTTGACTCCTTCTCGCTAACTTTGCTGATAGCCAATGTATTGAGTAAACATGTTctttctatgcctgtgatatgtggttgtcccacctataTATCTTccgatgaatgcactaactgtaagtcactctggacaaGTGTGTCTActaaataactcaaatgtaaAATGAAATGTCGGGGTCAGTTACCTGGAAGAGGTAgggtgggttagggtcagggttacctGGAAGAGGTAGGgtgggttagggtctgggttacCTGAAAAGGTAgggtgggttagggtcagggttacctGAAGAGGTAGggtgggttaaggtcagggttaccTGAAGAGGTAgggtgggttagggtcagggttacctGAAGAGGTAgggtgggttagggtcagggttacctGGAAGAGGTAgggtgggttagggtcagggttacctGGAAGAGGTAgggtgggttagggtcagggttacctGGAAGAGGTAgggtgggttagggtcagggttacctGAAGAGGTAgggtgggttagggtcagggttacctGGAAGAGGTAgggtgggttagggtcagggttacctggaagaggtaggttgggttagggccAGGGTTACCTAAAGAGGTAGGGTGGGTTAGGGTTACCTGAAGAGGTAGGGtgagttagggtcagggttacctGAAGAGGTAGggtgggtcagggtcagggtcaggtttACCTGAAGAGGTATCAgggtgggttagggtcagggttacctGGGAGAGGTAgggtgggttagggtcaggtttaCCTGGAAGAGGTAGGGtgagttagggtcagggttacctGAAGAGGTAGGGTGGGTCACGGTCAGGTTTACCTGAAGAGGTATCAGGGTGGGTTAGGGTCAGTGTTACCTGGAAGAGGTAgggtgggttagggtcagggttacctGGAAGAGGTAgggtgggttagggtcagggttacctGGAAGAGGTAgggtgggttagggtcagggttaccgGAAGAGGTAGGATGGGTTAAGGTTACCTGGAAGAGGTTGGGTGGGTCAGGGTTACCTGGAAGAGGTAGGGTGGGTCAGGGTTACCTGGAAGAGGTAGGGTGGGTCAGGGTTACCTGGAAGAGGTAGGGTGGGTCAGGGTTACCTGGAAGAGTTAGGGTGGGTCATGGTTACCTGGAAGAGTTAGGGTGGGTCATGGTTACCTGGAAGAGTTAGGGTGGGTCATGGTTACCTGGAAGAGGTAGGGTGGGTCAGGGTTACCTGGAAGAGGTAGGGTGGTGGGCGTCCAGGTCCACAGCCAGATGGAAGCAGATCGCTGTCTGAAGACTGTTTCAGTAGAGGATCCCTGAGAGCAGAGCGACCACGGCCCAGGGGAGAACGCAGCCTGGGCTTCAGGCTCTGGGAGTCTGAGGTGGTGGAGGGCAGAGTTTTCGGGGTGGCAGTGAAAGGCTGTGGGGGTTCTGGGGAGGGCAGGGTGGGGGGCAGGCTGGGGGCCGGGGTGCTGCTGGGGGATAAGATGTTCTCTATGTGAgggtctccctcctccacccctgaGTCTGGAGCTgactcccctcctcccctgcccTCACCTGCCTGGGGTCTCCGTGGTGACAggctgagggaggaggggggctgggtgggggaggggggcgtGGCAAACACCAGGGGAGGAGACACCAGACCAATCTTACGAAGCTCCTCCCTCGTCTCCTCATCACTGGATGACAGCAGTGCAGGGGGCAGGGTCACCGTGTAAGGCCCTCCCTCCagactcttcctcctctctgatTGGCCCTGGGTTATCGTATAAGGCCCGCCCTCCTCCTCTGAGCTGCCAACGGTCAGActtctcctcctctgtaattGTCCATGCAGCGCCTCAATCAGCTCTTCCCCCAGACCCCGTCCTGCCGGCTGGCTTTCATTGGTTATATTGATGGTCACCTGACTGATGGGAGGGAGGGGCATAGCCTGCCAACGCTCGGGGGAGGGCACAGCAGGAGATGTGACTCCGCCTTCTGTCTCTGGCCGCTCTACGACTGGCCGCTCCAGCTGTCCTTCAAGGAAAATGGGTGGGTTGATACGTTTATGATGGAGCTCAGGGCTGGTCAGGGGAGGAGGGGTTCGTTTGGGCCTGGGCTCGGGGCTGGGTGAGTGTGCGTGTTTCGGCCTGGGCTCGGGGCTAGGTGAGTGTGCGTGTTTGGTTCTGGGTTCAGGGCTGGGTGTGCGTGCAGTGAGAGCTCGTTCGCGGGCAGCGAGGGCCAGggcgaggggggaggaggggtccAGAGGCTTGCCTGTCAGTGGGTGGAGAAAGGTggagtggggggaggaggagggggagaggacggGGATGGGGGGGGGCAGCTCCCCCAGGTCATCTACAGAGTGGGACTGGGTCAGTAGGATGGGAGGGGGCTCTGAaccccctccctccactgacAGGAAGAAGGAGGACCTACGGCCCTGAGGGGGCGTGACCCGTATCTGAGCACGCTCAGTGAGCACCTGCTGCTGGTATAGCTCTGCCCTGCTGGGCCCCTCCTCCACCTGCAGCTGTTTGAGGAGCGGAGACTTGCGGCGCTGAGGCTTGCTGGGGGGGGCAGGCAGCTGACCCACGTTGGCATACGGGTTCTCTACTGGTCGGCCACGCCTCCTGTTGCTGCTGCGCTCCGATGGAGGGTTAGGGCTGGGGGCAGGGCTGGTTCTGGAGAGGATGCTGGGGCTAGGGGCAGGGCTGGTTCTGGAGAGGGGGCTGGGGGCAGGGCTGGTTCTGGAGAGGGGGCTGGGGGAGGCAGCAGGGCTGGTTCTGGAGAGGGGGCTGGGAGAAGCAGCAGGGCTGGGTCGGGACAGgcccagccctgctgtagccccaGAAGGTCGGCCTAGGGGGGCAAATTCTGCAGGTAGATAGCCTGGTACAGGTGAGTCCTGCAGGATGATCATGGAGCGAGCTTTCCTCTGCCGCTCTGCATGGCTCCGAGACGTTGGCGAATCACAGACCTCGTGCAGCCTAGGTTCCGCCCCCGGCTTGAAGCTGGAGTGTGATTGATCGGCTGCTCGCTGCGGGGGAGGTGGAGGGCAGAAGGCCGGTGGCGGGCCAGAGTCCAGGAAgtagtgagaggggggaggagggggggcagtctggggaggaggaggtatgaagcCATCAGTCATCGAAGAGCTCCTTGGAAACCGATGCTCTCCAATCAGTGCAGAGATCCTGTCATCCTCTGGTGCACCTGCAGGGGAGAGACTGGGATATTATAACCTGAATATAACCTTAACCTCTAAAGGTATAAGCCTTGGGTGGGGGGGATTATCAGTCTGCTTATTAAACAGAATCTCTGTATTCCCACGTGGACACATTTTGACAGGAGTGGACCCTCTTGCTttgcctcctcctctctaccatagGTTGTGTAAGCAGtttggttgttgttgctggtaACATTATCTGAGCGGGTGCTGTCTATGTGTGAGTAGCATGGCTCAGCCTCAGGCCTGTTTCATGAGCGCCTAGGTCCAATAGCCATGGTTCGCCACTGGATTCTGGTAATAGTTAGAATAATGTAATTGTCTCACCGAAGGACTTGGTCCGAGACATTCCACGAGGCAGCTGCATGGTGGCTTTCTCCAGACCCAAGGAAACCCCTGGAGGAACAGGCAGGCCCTGCCGCTCAAACAaagactacaacacacacacacaccacacaccacaccacacctcaccacaccacacacacacacacacacacacaccacacaccacacacctcaccacaccacacacacacacacacacaccacaccacaccacaccacacacacacacacacatacagacaccacacacacacacacacccacaccacacataCAGTGAGAGAATACCTGGGATCACATGCGTTTTAAAGAAACAGCATTTGTCTGGACCAGTAGTGAATCGTGACTGAGTGAATCAGCAGTAAATCGTGACTGAGTGAATCAGCAGTAAATCGTGACTGAGTGAATCAGCAGTAAATCGTGACTGAGTGAATCAGCAGTAAATCGTGACTGAGTGAATCAGCAGTAAATCGTGACTGAGTGAACCAGCAGTAAATCGTGACTGAGTGAACCAGCAGTAAATCGTGACTGAGTGAACCATCAGTAAATCGTGACTGAGTGAACCAGCAGTAAATCGTGACTGAGTGAATCAGCAGTAAATCGTGACTGAGTGAATCAGCAGTAAATCTTGACTGAGTGAATCAGCAGTAAATCGTGACTGAGTGAATCAATAGTGACTCATCCGACTTACGTTGATCTCTTGTTGAGTAATTCGTCTGCTGGTTGGACGCTGCTTCACGGTGGCCGCTCTGTAGTCCGCCTCCAAGGGGCATTTTCTCATCATGGCCTCCTGGGACCCAGTCAACATCTCGTCCAGCTTTTCTGAAATACAACAAAGTACACAGTACAACAAAGtacacagtacaacacagtactacatagcacTACAACACAGTACTATAACACAGTACTATAACACAGTACCAATTAGCactacacagtactacatagctctacaacacagtactaCAACATAGTACTacaacacagtactacatagcacTACAACACAGTACTACAACACAGTACTACAACACAGTACCACATAGTACTACAACACAGTactacaacacagtacaacaccACACAGCACTACAACACAAGACATAAATACAACACAGTAATACAACACAGTACACCACATAACTACAACACAGTACCACATAGCACTACAACACATAACTACAACACAGTACCACAACACAACTACAATACAGCactacaacacagtacaacacatcacaacacagtaCTACAACACAGTACCACATAGCACTACAACACAGTACTACAACACAGTACTACAACACAGTACCACATAGCACTACAACACAGTACTACAACACAGTACCGCATAACACTACAGATAACTACAACAGTACTACAAGACAGTACCACATAGCactacaacacagtacaacacataactacaacacaatacaacacagtacTACAACACAGTACAGCAACACAGTAATACATAGCAGTACTACACAGTACTATATAGCACTACACAGTAAAACACAGTATTACATAGCACTACATAGTAaaacacagtactacatagcacTACACAGTAAAACACAGTATTACATAGCACTACAACACAGCATTACATTGCACTACAAAGTACTGCATAGCACTACACAGTAAAACACAGTATTACATAGCACtacaacacagaattacatagCACTACTACACAACATTACATAGCACTACTACACAACATTACATAgcactacaacacaatacaattccaacacaacacacactcacccccTCGTCTCCTCCTGGCAGAGGCTTACAGGAGAAAGTACAGATCAGgtcactcactgtgtgtgtgtgtgtgtgtgtgtgtgtgtgtgtgtgtgtgtgtgtgtgtgtgtgtgtgtgtgtgtgtgtgtgtgtgtgtgtgtgtgtgtgtgtgtgtgtgtgtgtgtgtgtgtgtatgtctctctttctctctctcctacctatCTCTTCCAGTTCAGCAGTCATAGATTTGGAGCGCAGTGTGAGCGACGTGCTGGGTGCTCTCTTAGGCGGAGGAGGTGCTGTTGGGGGATGTCAGCCAATCAAATGAGTCACAGCATGACCAAAACCCATCCATTCACCTTTATCACAGaaatcacacagaaacacacacacactatcccgtACCTTTCTTACGGACTAAGTCAGACTCAGGTTTGCGTGTGACTGAAACAACCTTCATCAGCAGCTGACTTCCTCCCTGACGGATCAGCGACACCACCTGTCTATGACCCACCTTCACCACATCACTACCAtttacctgacacacacacacacacacacacacacacacacatacattcaacatagggttagggttacatagCACTGCAGAGTACAACCTGTCTATGACCCACCTTCACCACATCACTACCATTtacctgacagacacacacacacacacacacacacacacacaccattccacCACTGGCCATTGTATTAATAGAATGTACTTCTGCGTCTGTATTTAGTTGTGTGCCATAAACATGTATAGAGGACTCTAGTGCCCAAAAGCATATTTTAGCCCGGGCATTCCAATTACGACTAcgactttcaccattttgaagtagtctgggtgggacttcctgtgggttaaagaaggatcatcatcaaatcaaatcaaatcaaatgtatttgtcacatacacatggttagcagatgttaatgcgagtgtggcgaaatgcttgtgcttctagttccgacaatgcattaataaccaacgagtaatctaactaacaattccaaaactactaccttatacacacaagtgtaaagggataaagaatatgtacataaagatatatgaatgagtgatggtacagagcggcataggcaagatgcagtagatggtatcgagtacagtatatacatatgagatgagtatgtaaacaaagtggcatagtttaaagtggctagtgatacatgtattacataaagatgcagtagatgatatagagtgcagtatatacgtatacgtatgagattaataatgtagggtatgtaaacattacattaagtagcattgtttaaagtggctagtgatatatttacatcatttcccatcaattcccattattaaagtggctggagttgagtcagtgtcagtgtgttggcagcagccactcaatgttagtggtggctgtttaacagtctgatggccttgaggtagaagctgtttttcagtctctcggtcccagctgtagcacctgtactgacctcgccttctggatgatagcggggtgaacaggcagtggctcgggtggttgttgtccttgatgatcttcatggccttcctgtgacatcgggtggtgtaggtttcctggagggcaggtagtttgcccccggtgatgcgttgtgcagacctcactaccctctggagagccttacggttgtgggcggagcagttgccgtaccaggcggtgatacagcccgacaggatgctctcgattgagcatctgtagaagtttgtgagtgcttttggtgacaagccgaatttcttcagcttcctgaag
This genomic interval from Oncorhynchus clarkii lewisi isolate Uvic-CL-2024 unplaced genomic scaffold, UVic_Ocla_1.0 unplaced_contig_13658_pilon_pilon, whole genome shotgun sequence contains the following:
- the LOC139394435 gene encoding SH3 and multiple ankyrin repeat domains protein 3-like yields the protein MLWGCDWTVSDPMPLSPTANAKHDPPDHPRQPAATNGNQPGSALARDDGRTSSPDPPDDGSGNSIVIRIGIPDLQQTKCLRLDPEAAVWSSKQRVLVTLTQSLTDVLNYGLFQPAFNGRAGKFLDEERLLKDYPLPPITPIPYLEFRYKRRVYTQSYVDDKQLAKLHTKANLKKFMEYVYQLSIDKVSRFLEKGLDPNFHDADTGECPLTLAVQLEGSSELIKVLRSGGAHLDFRTRDGITALHRAVLSRNHTALTTVLDLGASPDYRDSRGLTPLYHCAMVGGDPYCCELLLHEHAVIGSTDENGWQEIHQACRHGNVQHLEHLLFYGADMSSQNASGNTALHLCGLYNQDGCARVLLFRGTNKDIKNYNNQTAFQVAIIAGNFDLAEIIKIHKASDVVPFRESPSYSSKRRRLGGANNVGVCGSSSPRYLIRSASDNALESPASSSPGPSLHSLENTNTSNRQADTHSLRRQTRRLSPSGRLQRDPSPPPSPPSPVQHGKRRLYSAVPGRTFIATRSHTPQGPGEISLHRGERVKVLSIGEGGFWEGSVKGRTGWFPADCVEEVQMRQYDPRLETREDRTKRLFRHYTVGSYDNYTSYSDYVIEEKSSVLQKRDSEGFGFVLRGAKAETPIEEFAPTPAFPALQYLESVDLEGVAWRAGLRTGDFLIEVNGSDVVKVGHRQVVSLIRQGGSQLLMKVVSVTRKPESDLVRKKAPPPPKRAPSTSLTLRSKSMTAELEEIASARRRRGEKLDEMLTGSQEAMMRKCPLEADYRAATVKQRPTSRRITQQEINSLFERQGLPVPPGVSLGLEKATMQLPRGMSRTKSFGAPEDDRISALIGEHRFPRSSSMTDGFIPPPPQTAPPPPPSHYFLDSGPPPAFCPPPPPQRAADQSHSSFKPGAEPRLHEVCDSPTSRSHAERQRKARSMIILQDSPVPGYLPAEFAPLGRPSGATAGLGLSRPSPAASPSPLSRTSPAASPSPLSRTSPAPSPLSRTSPAPSPSILSRTSPAPSPNPPSERSSNRRRGRPVENPYANVGQLPAPPSKPQRRKSPLLKQLQVEEGPSRAELYQQQVLTERAQIRVTPPQGRRSSFFLSVEGGGSEPPPILLTQSHSVDDLGELPPPIPVLSPSSSPHSTFLHPLTGKPLDPSSPLALALAARERALTARTPSPEPRTKHAHSPSPEPRPKHAHSPSPEPRPKRTPPPLTSPELHHKRINPPIFLEGQLERPVVERPETEGGVTSPAVPSPERWQAMPLPPISQVTINITNESQPAGRGLGEELIEALHGQLQRRRSLTVGSSEEEGGPYTITQGQSERRKSLEGGPYTVTLPPALLSSSDEETREELRKIGLVSPPLVFATPPSPTQPPSSLSLSPRRPQAGEGRGGGESAPDSGVEEGDPHIENILSPSSTPAPSLPPTLPSPEPPQPFTATPKTLPSTTSDSQSLKPRLRSPLGRGRSALRDPLLKQSSDSDLLPSGCGPGRPPPYLFQVTLTHPTSSR